The following coding sequences lie in one Candidatus Planktophila sulfonica genomic window:
- the mreD gene encoding rod shape-determining protein MreD: protein MSLRRFFISAPVFLFIYLAQEAFVTQLRLPAGGFNLLLIVALIWAALSTPEIGALTGFGAGIMMDLSQSAPGPLGHWTLVLIIACYAIAFLGYGDDNIRGNPINIVLLTTIGVVAAQAVFLLLGLMLGQEIGSIQHVLYLLAGSAFWTAIISPLILKVISYIHALIFGLRSQL from the coding sequence ATGTCGCTACGTAGATTCTTTATCTCAGCTCCCGTTTTCCTATTTATCTATTTGGCCCAAGAAGCGTTCGTTACACAGCTAAGACTTCCTGCAGGTGGATTCAACTTACTCCTTATCGTCGCTCTCATCTGGGCAGCGCTGAGCACCCCTGAAATTGGAGCGCTCACCGGATTTGGTGCGGGCATCATGATGGATTTATCTCAAAGCGCACCAGGGCCGCTTGGGCATTGGACACTTGTTTTGATTATCGCTTGCTATGCAATCGCATTCCTTGGTTACGGTGACGACAATATTCGTGGCAACCCCATCAATATCGTTCTCTTGACGACAATTGGTGTTGTTGCAGCGCAAGCAGTCTTCTTGCTTTTGGGACTGATGCTTGGCCAAGAAATCGGAAGTATCCAGCATGTCTTATATCTTCTTGCCGGATCAGCCTTTTGGACAGCAATTATTTCTCCTCTAATTCTTAAAGTGATTTCTTACATTCACGCCTTAATCTTCGGATTGCGTTCGCAGCTATGA